The Deltaproteobacteria bacterium sequence CCGCTGGCCATCGGCCGCGTGGTGGACGGCACGGTGCGGCACCGGCAGCCGGTGACCCTGTGCCGCCGCGACGGTTCCCAGACCCCGGCCGCGGTGGCGGAGCTGTTCATCTACGAGGGCGTCGGCCGGGTCCCGGTGCAAATCGCGGGCCCCGGAGAGATCGTCGCGCTGGCGGGAATGACCGGCATCGGGCTGGGCGAGAGCATCGCCGACGGCGAGGATCCCCAGCCGCTGCCGGCGCTCGACGTGGAGGAACCCACGCTGTCGATGGAGTTCTCCATCAACGACTCGCCGTTCAGCGGCAAGGACGGCCGCTACCTGACCTCGCGTCACCTGCGGGCGCGACTGCTCAAGGAGGCGGAGCACAACCTGGCGATCCGGGTGGAGTCCATCGAGTCTTCCGACCGCTTCCTGGTGTACGGCCGGGGAGAACTGCAGCTCGCCGTCCTGATCGAACAGATGCGGCGGGAAGGGTACGAGTTCTCGGTAGGCATGCCGCGGGTGTTGACCCGCACCGTCGACGACGCGGTCCATGAGCCCTACGAGCTGGCTCTCATCGAGACCGATGAAGAGCACCAGGGAATCGTCGTCCAGAAGCTCGGCACGCGCCGGGGCGTCCTGGTCAAGCTGGCGGACCGTGGTTCCGGAAGGGTCCGTCTGGAGATCGAGGTGCCCAGTCGCGGGCTGATCGGTTACCGCACCGAGTTCCTCACCGACACGAAGGGCACGGGAACCCTCACCCACATGTTCATCGGCTACCGTCCCTGGGCGGGCGACATCGTCCATCGGTCCAACGGCGCGCTGGTTGCCGACCGCAGGGGCCGTGTGACCGGCTATGCGATGTTCAACCTCCAGGAGCGGGGCGAGCTGTTCGTC is a genomic window containing:
- a CDS encoding translational GTPase TypA, whose translation is PLAIGRVVDGTVRHRQPVTLCRRDGSQTPAAVAELFIYEGVGRVPVQIAGPGEIVALAGMTGIGLGESIADGEDPQPLPALDVEEPTLSMEFSINDSPFSGKDGRYLTSRHLRARLLKEAEHNLAIRVESIESSDRFLVYGRGELQLAVLIEQMRREGYEFSVGMPRVLTRTVDDAVHEPYELALIETDEEHQGIVVQKLGTRRGVLVKLADRGSGRVRLEIEVPSRGLIGYRTEFLTDTKGTGTLTHMFIGYRPWAGDIVHRSNGALVADRRGRVTGYAMFNLQERGELFVGPTEPVYGGMLVGQSSRDKDLDVNITKERKLTNMRSSGLKGIEKIVPPLRMSLEQAIEFIRQDELIEVTPCNLRLRKRHLDPNERKYHARRVEDSLQAAG